The Acidihalobacter prosperus genomic sequence CGGTCGCGTGAAAATCAGCCAGGCATCCGCCGACAGCGGCCGCGAATTGAGCCTGGAACTACTCGGCCCGGGGGACGGTTTCAGCCTGGTGTCGCTGCTGGACGGACAGCCGCATGCGGTCATGCGCGAGACCCTGGAGCCGGTCAGCACCCTGTCGGCCCCACTGGCGGCATGGCATACATGGCTCGAATCGCAGCCGGCCCTACGCCGCGCCCTGCTGCGCTACGTCGCCGCGCGCCTGCGCGTGCTGGAAGCATTCGCCACCGACCTGGCCCTGGCCGATACTCAGACCCGCCTGGCGCGCCTGCTGCTCAGCCAACTCGCCGGCGAGGCGACACGGCGACCGGCGCTGTTGCACGGCCTTCCGCAGGAAGAGCTGGCCCACCTGATCGGCAGCGTGCGCGTGGTCGTGACCCGCACCTTGCAGCGATTCCGGCGCGAAGGTCTGGTCCGCCACGAGGCGGGGCGATGGATCATCGAGGATATCCGCCGCCTCGCGGAACGCGCCGGCGTGATCCACGCCAGCCATCACGACAAAAGCTAGGCCAGGCCGCCCCGCCCCCGTGCTACCCCTGCGGTCGCTCGGCCACTGCCGCCGCCATCGGCCGCCACTGCAGACCGTAGAACATCTCCAGATAGCGCCGGGTCTCCGCGCGTTCGAAATTGGTAACGAATTTCCAGAAGCCGTAGATGCGCGACAGCGTCATCATGCGCTCGGCGTACAGCGACCAGGTATAGCGGCTGGCGACCCGGTCCAGCGAGGCCTGCGCGATCTGCTCCCAGTAGCCCGGCCGCGCGGCGCAACGCTCGATGAACCCGGCCATGATGTCGCTTGCCGCCTCGCCGTGATTGGGGTCGATGTGGAATCCCGACACGCCGTCGACGATGATCTCCAGCGGACCGCCGTAACGCGTGGCGAAGGTCGGCAGACCGGAGCTCATGGCCTCGATCACGGTCAGCCCGAAGGCCTCGAACAGCGCCGGCTGCACGAAGGCGCCGCGCAGGTCGGCGATGAAGCGGTACAGCTCGCCGGCGAGCATCTTGTCGAGCCGCATCCCCAGCCAGCGCACCTGCCCGTCCAGGCCATAACGGTCGAACAGCGCATGCATGTGTTCGATCTGCGCCTGTTCCTCGCGATCGTCGGAGGCGCCGGGGTCGATGTGCCCCGCGATCACCAGTAGATTGGCCTGGCCGCGCAGGCGCTCGCTGGCGGCGTACCACTCGACCAGGCCGGCGATGTTCTTGATCCGGTCGAGCCGCGCCATGGTGAACAGCAGCGGCCGCCCGGCGTCCTCGAAACAGCCGCGAGCCTGCGCGCCGGGGGCGCCGAACACCAGCTCGCGCAGTTCGTCGTGCAGACCCGTGAGCCGGCGCGCCTGATCGGTGTAGGGAAAGTACACGTCCGCATCCGCGCCGGGCGAGACGATGTTGAACTTGGGATCGAAGATGTCGATGCCGCGCACCACCCGGTACAGCGAGGGCAGGGTAAAGGATTCGTAGCTCTCGTACTGGCCGATGCTGTCGTCGGTGCCGGCGATCTCCTGGTAGGTGCTGGTGACGATGAAATCGGCGGCGTTCATGGCGATCAGGTCGGCCGTGTACTGGGTGGCGAAGTGGTATTCGGCATCGTTCTCGCGCCAGTAGAGATCGGAGAACAGGTATTTGGTTTTTTCCAGCGCATGGGCGATGTTGCACTGGGTCACGCCCATGCGGCTGGCCAGCATGCTGGCGACGAGGTTGCCGTCGGAGTAGTTGCCGACGATCAGGTCGGGGCGGCCGTCCAG encodes the following:
- a CDS encoding Crp/Fnr family transcriptional regulator; translation: MKQTEPPAIDESLQHSPLFAGVDARQRERMLADMTRMQWPGHSPALGDADTTERFYLIESGRVKISQASADSGRELSLELLGPGDGFSLVSLLDGQPHAVMRETLEPVSTLSAPLAAWHTWLESQPALRRALLRYVAARLRVLEAFATDLALADTQTRLARLLLSQLAGEATRRPALLHGLPQEELAHLIGSVRVVVTRTLQRFRREGLVRHEAGRWIIEDIRRLAERAGVIHASHHDKS
- a CDS encoding sucrose synthase — translated: MSEDVTDGAIDELREYAERHRETLYLLLRGLSADTRRHWLRSDLWDHYVDFLAERGEAPADGPLTRFVAAAEEAVVDAPWLGFSVRPGVGFRYYLRINAETLHIDGLDVSEFLAYKERMVLAQPELPWQLEFDIAPFNREFPRLEEARSIGRGVEFLNRRLSSQLFQESGRRAKSLLDFLRVHAYRGQQLMLGEQIRDVAALRTALRRAERALAHQSPDTPWSTLAPLLAPLGFEPGWGRDAARALETLRLLSDILEAPDPAVLERFLARVPMIFNLLILSPHGYFGQANVLGRPDTGGQVVYILDQVRALEREMRARIEAQGLDIEPNIVVVTRLIPEADGTTCNEPLEPIAGTRASRILRVPFRNPEGDVVPHWISRFEVWPYLERFAGEVQQAVTMELDGRPDLIVGNYSDGNLVASMLASRMGVTQCNIAHALEKTKYLFSDLYWRENDAEYHFATQYTADLIAMNAADFIVTSTYQEIAGTDDSIGQYESYESFTLPSLYRVVRGIDIFDPKFNIVSPGADADVYFPYTDQARRLTGLHDELRELVFGAPGAQARGCFEDAGRPLLFTMARLDRIKNIAGLVEWYAASERLRGQANLLVIAGHIDPGASDDREEQAQIEHMHALFDRYGLDGQVRWLGMRLDKMLAGELYRFIADLRGAFVQPALFEAFGLTVIEAMSSGLPTFATRYGGPLEIIVDGVSGFHIDPNHGEAASDIMAGFIERCAARPGYWEQIAQASLDRVASRYTWSLYAERMMTLSRIYGFWKFVTNFERAETRRYLEMFYGLQWRPMAAAVAERPQG